The region AAACGAGCGACCTGAGTGGTGGCGGATTCTCAAACCCGCCACCACTCAGGTCGCTCGTTTACCATAAATAATGAACCGGATTCTTGATATGATCGTCGTAGATCTTTTTTACGGCGGCTAGTTGTTCCGCCGAAGGGGCGGGGCGGTCGATGGCTTGCAGATTGGAGGTCAGGTGCTCCGGCTTTGAGGCACCGGGAATGATGCAGCTTACCGCATCGAAGGTCAATATCCAGCGGAGGGCATCGGGTGCCAGATTAGTGTCGCTCGGGAAGACGGCCCGTAATTCATTGACAGCCGCCAGTCCTGTTTCGTAATCCACCCCAGAGAATGTTTCACCCTTATCGAAAGCGGCCCCCTGTCGGTTGAAGTTCCGGTGGTCATCGGCCGAAAAGGTTGTGTCGGCGCTGAACTTGCCCGTCAGTAAACCGCTGGCCAGCGGCACCCGCACAATAACTCCCACATCGCGCCGGTGCGCTTCGGTAAAGAAAAGCTCCGCCGGTCGTTGCCGAAACATATTGAAGATGATTTGCACGGTGGTCACGTTGGGAAATTCAATGGCTTTCAGCCCTTCTTCAA is a window of Spirosoma linguale DSM 74 DNA encoding:
- a CDS encoding aldo/keto reductase (PFAM: aldo/keto reductase~KEGG: scl:sce5048 oxidoreductase); translation: MNYRKLGKTGFNISEISLGTWQVGGKWGDPFSHENADRILNEAIDAGINFIDTADVYGDGESEKAVGRLVRSRSEQIYVATKCGRRLQPHTSEAYQPDVLRKFVEDSLQNMGLETLDLIQLHCPPTEVFYRPEIFELFDRLKDEGKIQHLGVSVEKVEEGLKAIEFPNVTTVQIIFNMFRQRPAELFFTEAHRRDVGVIVRVPLASGLLTGKFSADTTFSADDHRNFNRQGAAFDKGETFSGVDYETGLAAVNELRAVFPSDTNLAPDALRWILTFDAVSCIIPGASKPEHLTSNLQAIDRPAPSAEQLAAVKKIYDDHIKNPVHYLW